The genomic window CGAGGAGCGGGCCGCCTCGGACAGCCGGGTGCCGTCGCACTCCGGGCAGCGGTTGAAGGTGATCACCCGTTCGACGAAGGCCCGGATGTGCGGCTGCATCGCGTCGACGTCCTTGGTCAGGAATGACTTCTGGATCGACGGGATCAGTCCGGCGTACGTCAGGTTGATGCCGTCGACCTTGATCTTGGTGGGCTCTTTGTGGAGCAGGTCGCTCAGCTCACGCTTGTTGTACTTCCCGATCGGCTTGTCCGGATCGAAGAAGCCGCAGCCCCGGAAGATCCGGCCGTACCAGCCGTCCATGCTGTAACCCGGGATGCTGATGGCGCCCTCGTTCAGGGACTTCGAGGCGTCGTACAGCTGGGTCAGGTCGAAGTCGTTGACGTTGCCCCGGCCCTCGCATCGCGGGCACATGCCGCCGGTGATGCTGAATTCACGCCGTTCCTTGACGGTGCCGCCGTTCTTCTGCACGGTCACCGCGCCCGCGCCGGAGATCGAGGCGACATTGAAGCTGTACGCCTGGGGCGAGCCGATGTGCGGGTCACCGAGCCGGCTGAACAGGATCCGCAGCATCGCGTTGGCGTCGGTGGCCGTGCCGACGGTCGACCGCGGGTCGGAGCCCATCCGCTCCTGGTCGACGATGATCGCGGTGGTCAGGCCCTCCAGCACGTCCACGTCCGGGCGGGCCAGCGACGGCATGAAACCCTGCACGAACGCGCTGTAGGTCTCGTTGATCAGCCGCTGCGACTCGGCCGCGATGGTGCCGAAGACCAGCGAACTCTTGCCCGAGCCGGAGACCCCGGTGAACACCGTGAGCTGGTGTTTCGGGATCTCGACGCTGATGTCCTTGAGGTTGTTGACCCGGGCGCCGTGCACGCGGATCGAGCGGTGGGCGGTCATCGGTGTCCTTGTCAGCTCAGTTGGTTGATACGCACCAGGTTGCCCGCGGGGTCACGGAACGCGCAGTCACGGACACCGTACGGCTGATCGGCCGGCTCCTGGACCACGTCCGCCCCGGTCGCCTGCAGCTTGTCGAACGTCTCCGCCAGGTCGGAGGCACCCAGGATGATCGCCGCGTAACTGCCCTTGGCCATCAACTCGGCGATGGTGCGGCGCTCGTCGTCGGTGATGCCCGGGTCGGAGACCGGCGGGTGCAGGACGATCGAGGTCTGCGGCTGGCCGGGCGGGCCGACCGTGATCCAGCGCATGTCGCCGTAACCGACGTCGTTGCGCACTTCGAAGCCGAGGCCGTCGCGGTAGAACCCGAGCGACTTCTCCGGGTCGTCGGCGGGCAGGAACGCGGAGTGGATTACCAGGCTGCTCATGCCTTCGATGCTAGAGACGCGGCGTCGACGGTGGCTTCTCGATTCCTGACCGGCCGGGTCACCTGTTTGGTCACACATCCGGGCAGGCCCTGCAGCTCGTCGGCGCCGAGTCTGCGATAGGCGCCCGGCGAGATGCCGACCAGCTCGGTGAACCGGGTGGTGAAGGTGCCCAGCGACGAGCAGCCGACCGTGAAGCACACGTCGGTGACGGACAGGTCGCCGCGGCGCAGCAGGGTCATCGCGCGCTCGATCCGGCGAGTCATCAGATAGCTGTACGGCGACTCACCGAACGCGGCCTTGAACTGCCTGCTCAGGTGCCCCGCGGACAGGTGCACGTGACTCGCGAGCGCCTCCACGTCGAGCGGCTGCGCGTAGTCACGGTCGATCCGGTCCCGGACACGGCGCATCAGCACGAGCTCCCGCAGGCGTGGATCGGTCACTGTGCCAGGATAGGGGGCTGGTCGCTGAGGATCCGCTCGTAGAGATGGCTGTCCTGCCAGGCGCCGTTCAGGTAGAGGTGGCTGTGTGCGGTGCCGTAGTGCGCGAAACCGTTCCTGAGCAGCACCTTCTGGGATGCCACGTTGGCCGGAGCGGTGCCGGCCTCGACCCGGTGCAGGCCGCGCTCCCCGGCCGTCCGCAGCAGGGCGCCGACGGCAGTCCCGGCCAGCCCTCGACCCTGTTCGGCGGCGTCGACCCAGTAGCCGAGGTTCGCGCCGCACAGTGGGGCGGGCGTGATGGCGGAGAGCGAGGCGTAGCCGACGACTGTCGCGCCCCGGGTCAGCAGCAGGCTGATCAGTTTGCCGTCCTGGTTCTGGCGGACCAGCGACCGGACCCGCTCGCGCTGGCCGTCGAGGGTGAAGAACGATGCGGGGCGCGGGGGTTCGTGCGGGGCCAGGTGCTCCCGGTTGCGCAGGTGGGCGTCGAGAAGGACAGCCGTGTCGTCCTCGGTGACGGCACGCAGAACGATCGAGTCGGACATCGACGCATCCTATTGGTCGCCTGGGGTTCACGTGATCCCTACCGGGAATAGGCAACCTTCCTTTATATTCACGCGCACCGATACAAGGAGGATGCGTGCGGAAGGTCGCGGCCGTCATGGCCGGAACACTGCTGGCAGCCGGATTCACCACACCGGCCCAGGCCGCCCCGAGCCGGGCGGAGATCGCCCTGCGCTGGGCACCGATCCACTACCAGGACGTCGACACCACCGGCGCGCACGCGCTGGGCGGCAAGAGTGACTACATCACCCGGTACGACTTCGACGACAACCTCAACGGCCGCGACAACTGGGACAACGCCGGTACCAACGCCGACGCCGCGGCCTACTACTCGGTGCTGGAGACGAGCACCCACTACTACCTGACGTACCTGTTCTTCCATCCGCGTGACTGGATCGACCACCCGTTCTTCGAGAGCGAACACGAGAACGACGCCGAAGGAGTGCTGGAGATCGTCGAGAAGGACGGTTCCGAGTACGGCAGCCTCAAAGGCGCCGTGACCGTGGCGCACAGCGACTTCTTCTCCTACAAGCCGGCGAGTAGCGGCTGGTCCAACGGCACCGAGACGATCGACGGCACGCTGCAACTCCAGTCGTCGCCGCACGACTCGTTCCAGCACCCGGTCACCGCCCAGGAGCGGGGCGGGCACGGACTGAAAGCCTGGCCGCA from Actinoplanes derwentensis includes these protein-coding regions:
- a CDS encoding VOC family protein — protein: MSSLVIHSAFLPADDPEKSLGFYRDGLGFEVRNDVGYGDMRWITVGPPGQPQTSIVLHPPVSDPGITDDERRTIAELMAKGSYAAIILGASDLAETFDKLQATGADVVQEPADQPYGVRDCAFRDPAGNLVRINQLS
- a CDS encoding helix-turn-helix transcriptional regulator — protein: MRRVRDRIDRDYAQPLDVEALASHVHLSAGHLSRQFKAAFGESPYSYLMTRRIERAMTLLRRGDLSVTDVCFTVGCSSLGTFTTRFTELVGISPGAYRRLGADELQGLPGCVTKQVTRPVRNREATVDAASLASKA
- a CDS encoding GNAT family N-acetyltransferase, translating into MSDSIVLRAVTEDDTAVLLDAHLRNREHLAPHEPPRPASFFTLDGQRERVRSLVRQNQDGKLISLLLTRGATVVGYASLSAITPAPLCGANLGYWVDAAEQGRGLAGTAVGALLRTAGERGLHRVEAGTAPANVASQKVLLRNGFAHYGTAHSHLYLNGAWQDSHLYERILSDQPPILAQ